The Mesorhizobium sp. AR10 genome includes the window CAGCAGACCGCCAATGAATGTCGAGGCCACGAGATATTCGACAAGGTGAATGTTGAGCCCCATCCAGATGGCCGTGGCAGCCAGCAGTTTGGCGTCGCCGCCGCCCATGCCGCCAAGCGCAAACAGACCGAATGTCACCGCCAGCACCAAACCGCCGGCGGCGAAATGCCAGCCATAGGTTGCCCAGTCCATACCCGTCAGCGGCGCGACCAGAGCAAAGACAGCCACAAGCAGCACCGGCACGCGATTGGCGATCGTCATCGACAATGTGTCGGAGATCGCGGCAAAAAGCATGCAGAACGGAAAGACAACGAAAATCAGAGCTTCAAGCATGGGCGCGGCGCCTATGGTCAAATTGTACCTGGCCTCAGTCTAGGCAGGCTCGATTAACGATTGATGATGCCGAAAATTCAAAGTGGTTCATAAACGGAATAAGGGCCGCCAATGAGGCGGCCCTTATTCTGAAGTAACGACCAGATGGTGTTAGCCAGATGGTGTTAGTTAGATTCATTCACCGCCGAGGCGATGGCCGAGAACTTGTTGTTCAGGGCGTTGCCGAGCGCGCCGGCGCCGACCATGATGGCGAGTGCGATGAGAGCGGCGATCAGACCATATTCAATGGCGGTCGCGCCGGATTCGTCCTTCACAAAACGTGCAATGAGATTAGACATTTGAGAGCTCCTACTCCACGTGTTACAGCACTTCCGTCAACTTCTGTGGTGGTTGATCGGATGCTGCCAATCTATGGAGAAGCTCTTTCGATCGGCTTAATAAACAGCCTTACCGATTCCTTTCGGACATCGAACAGCCTGCGTGGTTAACCGTGAGCTAAGCGCCACACGATGGTTTGACCGCCAGAAAAGGGCGGCGAAGGGCGCAAACTGCGCGATCTTCGAAAAGACCGGCTGCAACCAACGGCGGGCAAGCCGGTCCCAGGCGTCAACGCGTCGGTTATCAGTTTAACCCTTGGTTCACCAATCTCGTTCATGTTCTGTTGAACAGTTTGCTGCCTTGGAGCGCCTCAATGACCGGGTCGAGATCGTCATTC containing:
- a CDS encoding prepilin peptidase, yielding MLEALIFVVFPFCMLFAAISDTLSMTIANRVPVLLVAVFALVAPLTGMDWATYGWHFAAGGLVLAVTFGLFALGGMGGGDAKLLAATAIWMGLNIHLVEYLVASTFIGGLLTLAILVYRKSPLAAYTSHNRFLRHFADDAAGVPYGIALGIGGLFAYPDSPLMVWALARLAA
- a CDS encoding Flp family type IVb pilin, translating into MSNLIARFVKDESGATAIEYGLIAALIALAIMVGAGALGNALNNKFSAIASAVNESN